A window of the Helianthus annuus cultivar XRQ/B chromosome 4, HanXRQr2.0-SUNRISE, whole genome shotgun sequence genome harbors these coding sequences:
- the LOC110936617 gene encoding peptidyl-prolyl cis-trans isomerase CYP20-1 — protein MKSPSALLLCSLLLIGTLALTQAKKSDKDLTDVTHKVYFDVEIAGKPAGRIVFGLFGNTVPKTAENFRALCTGEKGTGKSGKPLHYKGSAFHRIIPSFMIQGGDFTLGDGRGGESIYGEKFNDENFKIKHTGPGLLSMANAGKNTNGSQFFITTVTTSWLDGRHVVFGKVLSGMDVVYKMEAEGTQSGSPKSKVTIVDSGELPL, from the exons ATGAAGTCGCCATCAGCTTTACTCTTGTGCTCTCTACTCCTCATCGGAACCCTAGCTCTCACTCAG GCTAAGAAATCAGACAAAGATTTGACTGATGTGACTCACAAAGTATATTTCGATGTTGAGATTGCTGGAAAACCTGCTG GAAGAATCGTTTTTGGTCTTTTCGGAAATACAGTTCCTAAAACAGCAG AAAACTTCAGAGCGTTGTGCACAG GGGAGAAAGGAACTGGGAAGAGCGGGAAACCTCTTCACTACAAGGGAAGCGCGTTCCACAGGATTATCCCGAGCTTCATGATTCAAGGTGGCGATTTCACACTTGGAGATGGGAGAGGAGGAGAATCAATCTATGGAGAAAAATTTAACGATGAAAATTTCAAGATCAAGCATACTGGACCAG GACTATTGTCAATGGCAAATGCTGGAAAAAACACCAATGGGTCACAATTCTTCATCACAACAGTCACAACCAGCTG GTTGGATGGTAGACATGTTGTGTTTGGGAAAGTGTTGTCTGGGATGGATGTCGTTTACAAGATGGAAGCTGAGGGAACACAAAGCGGATCACCAAAAAGCAAAGTTACAATTGTGGATAGCGGTGAACTACctttataa